A part of Neovison vison isolate M4711 chromosome 8, ASM_NN_V1, whole genome shotgun sequence genomic DNA contains:
- the LOC122916292 gene encoding uncharacterized protein LOC122916292 isoform X1 produces MVCALGGREGVWVNMSWYKEQGQGQLEREESNVAGDLAKEQCSKKLVFSCVVYSKTLKFPNSAVRGNETLGLEDVRQRLHDGVIRDIERQNRKKENIRLLGEQIILTEQLETEREKMLLAKGSQET; encoded by the exons ATGGTGTGTGccttgggaggcagggagggcgtGTGGGTGAATATGTCATGGTAtaaggagcaggggcaggggcaactGGAGAGGGAGGAGTCAAATGTCGCTGGAGATCTGGCCAAGGAGCAGTGTTCCAAAAAGTTGGTTTTCAGTTGTGTTGTCTATTCCAAGACTCTTAAATTCCCCAACTCCGCTGTAAGAGGGAATGAAACTCTAGGCCTGGAGGACGTCCGGCAA aGGCTTCATGATGGAGTGATCAGAGACATTGAGAGACAAAAtcggaaaaaagaaaacattcgtCTTTTGGGAGAACAGATTATTTTGACTGAGCAActtgaaacagaaagagagaagatgtTATTGGCAAAAGGATCTCAAGAAACATGA